The region AAATCCTGGCGGACAGTGGCAGCAAGGCTGGGGATTTGTAGGGCGAGCATGGTTTAACAATCAAACAACACTAAGGCTAACGAAAAAAATCAACTAAAATATCGATTTTCTGACTGACTAAATAGTCCGACAGGAAATGCATTGCCGCAGACGTCCTTGCAAAGAGGGTAAGAGAATTTGATCCAGAATTTCTCCAGCAAAGGCATCAATTAACAAATGGCGGGCATCGTAATCATTTAAGCCTCGACTGCGGAGATAAAAAACTTCGTCGGCTTCCAATTGACTGATGGTGGCACCGTGGGAACATTTAACGTTATCGGCGGTGATTTGTAGCTCTGGTTTTGTATTGATGCGAGCCTTGGGGGACAGTACTAAGTTACGATTTAATTGTTGAGCATTGGTTAGTTGGGCCGCCTGGGGCACTAAAACTTTGCCGCTGAAAACTGCCTGGGAATATTCATCCACAATACATTTATGGAGTTGATTGGTCACCCCATGGAGATAATTTAAAGCCATACTACTATGGGTGTCGCTCACCTGCCGGCCGGCTAGGGTAGTCAAGGCCAAAAATTCGGTCTCCGTGGCTTCTCCCTGTTGGGTCATGGCCAAATTATGGCGGGATAGTTTTGCCCCCAAATTAACATCAATTAATTGGTAACGACTTTGTTTTTCCTGGGCGATCGCCGTGGTGGCAATGTGGAAGCTATCACCGGAATCTCGTTGGTTACGGATATGGGTGACCTGGGCATTTTCCCCTACGTAAATTTCGCTAACGATGTTGTTAAAGTAGGGTTGTTGCTGCGGGCGATCAGTGCAGTTTGTGCTAATAGCTCCGTAGGATTCGGCTATAACTAATTTGGCATTATCTTCAACTACTACTAATAATCGGGGTTGTACCAAGATGGGGGTGGGATCAACCACCGTTAAAAATAAACAGTGGATAGGGGGTGCTAGTTCCACATTGCTGGGAATCCAAACTACCGCACTATCCTTTAGTCCGACAGTGTTAAGGTTACTAAAAACTTCCTTGCCATCTGTTTGTTTGCCTAAATAATTAGCCAACTTTTCCCTTTGATGTGAGGACAGATTAGTCCAAGGTTGACAGGTAATGGTGGCAGGCAAACCATCGGTATTGGACAATTCCGCCGCAAAAAAGCCATTGACAAATACCAGGCGACTTTGACTTAGTTCTGGTAAATAGAAATTTTCCGCCGCCGCTACGTCGAGGTTAACTTTGCTGGGGGGCACAAAATCAACTGCTTTGAGCTCAGTTAGATCCGTAAATTGCCATTCTTCATCCCGCTTCTGGGGCAACCGTAAACCATCCAACACATTAGCTGCACCTTGTTGTTTTTCCACCAAAATGGAGTCCATAGTCTCCGGGGCCATAGCTTGCCGCTTGAGGGCTTGTAGCTGTTGATCTATTTCTGTCTGGTGAACTTTTTGAATTAGGGCATTGGCTAGAATGGCGGCGGTCATGGGCAGTATCCTTGGGGATGGGCAAAGTGGATTAATTTGATTAGTCAGTAGCTAAAGTTGTCTAATAATAGCTAGCGATCAGTTGATTCGTTTGGGGTAGAATAACCAACCTCAAACAGGAAATTAAATGGCAGCTAAAACCTGTTCATCAAGGAAATCGTAGCCTTTATCTTCTAATTCTAGGGCTAATTCCTTGCCTCCACTCATGACAATTTTACCGTCATACATTACATGGATGTGGTCGGGAACAATGTAATTGAGCAACCGTTGATAATGGGTAATAACCAGGGTGGCATTATCAGGATTTTTAAGAAAGTTGACCCCCTCAGAAACAATGCGGAGTGCATCAATATCTAGGCCGGAATCGATTTCATCCAAAATGGATAGGGTCGGCTCCAGGATAGCCATCTGCAAAATTTCATTACGCTTCTTTTCTCCTCCGGAAAACCCTTCATTTAAACTGCGTTCCAGAAAAGCAGGATTCATTTTCACCACATCCAATTTTTCTTGGATTAGGTCTTCAAAGTCAAAAGTGTCTAATTCTTCCAAACCCAAATGTTTACGTTTGGCGTTATAGGCAATGCGGAGAAAATCTAAATTACTGACGCCGGGAATTTCCAAAGGATATTGAAAGGCAAGAAAAATACCAGCCAAAGCCCTTTCGTGGGGTTCTAAGGCCGACAAATCTTGCCCTTGATAAATAACTTCACCGTCGGTGATTTCATAGTCGGGATGCCCAGTAATTACCTTGGAAAGGGTACTTTTGCCGGAACCGTTGCGCCCCATGATGGCGTGGACTTCCCCTGCTTTAATTTCTAAGTTAACTCCCTTGAGAATTTGATTTCCATCAACGGAGGCAGCCAAATTTTTAATGGAAAGAACAGTCTGGCTCATGAATTAATTTGGTTAAGTAGTTGAGTGGTAAAAATAGATTGGGGGCAAAGAAAGTTTGTTTTTTTGATTAAAACAATGGGTCAGAACCGGGGGTCTTGGCCGGGACAATTTGGTATTAACTGTCCCTAACCAAAAGACTTGTTTAACCCACAGTACCTTCTAGTTTGAGGCTCAATAATTTGTCGGCTTCCGCCGCAAACTCCATCGGTAGTTCGTTGAGCACATCTTTGCAGAACCCGCTGACTAGCATGGACACTGCATCTTCCTCAGAAATCCCCCGTTGGGCAAAGTAGAAGAGTTGATCCTCACCAATTTTGGAAGTGGAGGCTTCATGTTCCACCTTAGCGGTGTTATTATCCACCTGGATGTAGGGGAAAGTGTTAGCCGCCGCCCGATCGCCAATGAGCATGGAATCGCATTGGGAGTAATTGCGAGCGCCCTGGGCTTTGGGTCCCATTTTCACCAAACCCCGATAACTGTTGGCGGAATTACCAGCAGAAATACCTTTGGAAATAATGGTGCTACGGGTGTTTTTGCCGATGTGAATCATCTTGGTGCCCGTATCAGCTTGTTGCTTGTTGTTAGTTAAAGCAATGGAATAAAATTCCCCAACGGAATTATCACCCACCAGTACACAACTGGGATATTTCCAGGTGATGGCAGAACCAGTTTCCACCTGGGTCCAGGAAATCTTTGAATTAACGCCTTTGCATAGACCCCGCTTAGTCACAAAGTTGTAAATTCCCCCTTTGCCGTTTTCATCGCCGGCATACCAGTTTTGCACAGTGGAATACTTAATATCAGCATTATCCAGGGCCACTAACTCCACGACGGCGGCATGGAGTTGGTTGCTATCGTACATGGGCGCTGTACAACCTTCCAAATAGCTAACGGAAGCCCCTTCTTCGGCAATAATTAATGTCCGTTCAAACTGCCCTGTATCCCCATTATTAATGCGGAAATAGGTGGATAATTCCATGGGACATTTCACGCCTTTGGGAATAAAGACAAAGGAGCCATCACTAAATACAGCGGCATTTAAGGCGGCAAAGAAATTATCGGCGGTGGGTACCACACTGCCCAAATATTTCTGCACCAGATCAGGGTACTCCTGTAATGCTTCAGAAATGGAACAGAAAATTACCCCATCTTCCGCTAGCTTTTCCTTAAAAGTTGTTCCAATGGAAACACTGTCAAAAATGGCATCCACCGCCACGTTACTTAAACGTTTTTGCTCCGATAGGGGAATGCCCAACTTCTCAAAAGTTTCCAACAAAGCGGGGTCCACCTCGTCTAAGCTTTCTAGTTTTTTCTTACTTTGCTTAGGGGCGGAGTAGTAAATAATATTTTGGTAATCAATGGAGGGATAGCTCACCGCTGGCCAAGTGGGTTCCGCCATGGTCAACCAATGACGGTAGGCCCGCAGGCGAAAATCCAACATGAATTCTGGCTCATTCTTCTTAGCAGAAATGAGTCGCACCACGTCTTCACTCAGACCACGGGGGATAGCATCCGCTTCAATGTCGGTGATAAAGCCATATTTGTAGGGTTGGTTGACCAGGTTTTTAACGGTGGTGGAACTCATCGAATGCAGTGTTCTCCGGGGAATTCAGATAGGTAACTGCCTAGGGCAAGGTAGATTGGCAGTGGAACGGAATAAATCTCAAGGAATGAACCTTAAACAACTTATTTGTTGTTTTAGTCTATTCTAGAATAGATTAGCAACCCAACTGTTGTCAAAGTACCAAGACCAAGGTCGGTGATCCTGCGGGAAGTCCCTTGGCCATGGGCCAGGGTTAACCAATTGACAACTACCCGACAGTTAATTTGAGCAATCATGCTTAGGATGGGGTTGTCCATTTAGTTTACTGGACTGCCACCGCATCGGTTTCAAAATTTCCCTCTCCTGTTGTTGACCATGACCATCAGTTCTTCCCACTCCACCAAAGAAGATATTCTGCGCTATCTCCTCAAAGAAGGGCAAGGATCGGCGATCGCCATGGCGGAAGAGTTGGGCATTAGTCCCCAGGCCATGCGTAAGCACCTAAAAGATTTGGAAAGTGATGGCTTAATTGAGCATCAACAGGAAAGACAGGGCATGGGCAGACCCCAATTCCTCTACCAACTAAGCAAGCAGGGACGGGAACAATTTCCCCAACGTTACGGAGAATTTGCCCTTTCTTTTATCGACTCCCTGGTGGAAACAGTGGGGGAAGAGCAGTTGGGGGCAGTGTTGAAAAAACAATGGCAACGGAAAGCGGAAGCCTACCGTCAACAAATTGGCCAGGGTTCCTTGGCCAAAAGGGTACATAAACTGGTGGAGCTACGGCGTCAGGAAGGTTATATGGCGGAACTCCATCCCCTCTCGGTGGAGCAGTCGGAAAAATTCATTTTGTCTGAGCATCACTGTGCGATCGCTGACGTGGCCGAATCCTATCCCACCGTTTGTGGTCATGAGTTGGAAATGTTTGCCGCTATTCTGCCGGACTGTGCCATCGAAAGAACCCATTGGCTCAATGACGGGGAACACACCTGTGGCTATTTGATCGAGTCTAAAGTCCTGGATTAATGGGAGGCAGAAAGATTTTTGATTAGTTGGCGCAGTTGACTTTCATTAAACACCTTCATCAGGATGTTGGCCGCCGCCGTCGGTTCCGCTGGAATGAGAACTTGGGCCACGTGGCTAGAGGCCAATTGTTTAAGACCATCGCTGACC is a window of Synechocystis sp. PCC 7338 DNA encoding:
- the sufC gene encoding Fe-S cluster assembly ATPase SufC, which codes for MSQTVLSIKNLAASVDGNQILKGVNLEIKAGEVHAIMGRNGSGKSTLSKVITGHPDYEITDGEVIYQGQDLSALEPHERALAGIFLAFQYPLEIPGVSNLDFLRIAYNAKRKHLGLEELDTFDFEDLIQEKLDVVKMNPAFLERSLNEGFSGGEKKRNEILQMAILEPTLSILDEIDSGLDIDALRIVSEGVNFLKNPDNATLVITHYQRLLNYIVPDHIHVMYDGKIVMSGGKELALELEDKGYDFLDEQVLAAI
- the sufD gene encoding Fe-S cluster assembly protein SufD, which translates into the protein MTAAILANALIQKVHQTEIDQQLQALKRQAMAPETMDSILVEKQQGAANVLDGLRLPQKRDEEWQFTDLTELKAVDFVPPSKVNLDVAAAENFYLPELSQSRLVFVNGFFAAELSNTDGLPATITCQPWTNLSSHQREKLANYLGKQTDGKEVFSNLNTVGLKDSAVVWIPSNVELAPPIHCLFLTVVDPTPILVQPRLLVVVEDNAKLVIAESYGAISTNCTDRPQQQPYFNNIVSEIYVGENAQVTHIRNQRDSGDSFHIATTAIAQEKQSRYQLIDVNLGAKLSRHNLAMTQQGEATETEFLALTTLAGRQVSDTHSSMALNYLHGVTNQLHKCIVDEYSQAVFSGKVLVPQAAQLTNAQQLNRNLVLSPKARINTKPELQITADNVKCSHGATISQLEADEVFYLRSRGLNDYDARHLLIDAFAGEILDQILLPSLQGRLRQCISCRTI
- the sufR gene encoding iron-sulfur cluster biosynthesis transcriptional regulator SufR; the protein is MTISSSHSTKEDILRYLLKEGQGSAIAMAEELGISPQAMRKHLKDLESDGLIEHQQERQGMGRPQFLYQLSKQGREQFPQRYGEFALSFIDSLVETVGEEQLGAVLKKQWQRKAEAYRQQIGQGSLAKRVHKLVELRRQEGYMAELHPLSVEQSEKFILSEHHCAIADVAESYPTVCGHELEMFAAILPDCAIERTHWLNDGEHTCGYLIESKVLD
- the sufB gene encoding Fe-S cluster assembly protein SufB, with product MSSTTVKNLVNQPYKYGFITDIEADAIPRGLSEDVVRLISAKKNEPEFMLDFRLRAYRHWLTMAEPTWPAVSYPSIDYQNIIYYSAPKQSKKKLESLDEVDPALLETFEKLGIPLSEQKRLSNVAVDAIFDSVSIGTTFKEKLAEDGVIFCSISEALQEYPDLVQKYLGSVVPTADNFFAALNAAVFSDGSFVFIPKGVKCPMELSTYFRINNGDTGQFERTLIIAEEGASVSYLEGCTAPMYDSNQLHAAVVELVALDNADIKYSTVQNWYAGDENGKGGIYNFVTKRGLCKGVNSKISWTQVETGSAITWKYPSCVLVGDNSVGEFYSIALTNNKQQADTGTKMIHIGKNTRSTIISKGISAGNSANSYRGLVKMGPKAQGARNYSQCDSMLIGDRAAANTFPYIQVDNNTAKVEHEASTSKIGEDQLFYFAQRGISEEDAVSMLVSGFCKDVLNELPMEFAAEADKLLSLKLEGTVG